The Roseisolibacter agri genome contains the following window.
CAACCGCGTGGTGGTCGTCTTCCCGTTCGTGCCGGTGACCGCGACGACGGGGATGTCCACCGGCGCGCCGGGCGGGAAGAGCATCTCCAGCATCGGCGCCGCGACGTTGCGCGGCGTGCCCTCGCTGGGGTGCGTGTGCATGCGGATGCCCGGCGCCGCGTTCACCTCGACGATCACCGCGCCGTTGTCGCGGAACGGCACCGAGATGTCGGGGCTCAGCACGTCCACGCCCGCGATGTCGAGGCCCACGGCGCCCGCGGCGATCGCGCACGCCGTCGCGTTGTCCGGATGCAGCACGTCCGTGCGGTCGATCGAGGTGCCGCCCGTCGAGAGGTTCGCGGTCGCGCGCAGGTACACGACGTCGCCCGCGTCCGGCACGCTGTCGAGCGTCAGGCCGCGGGTCGCGAGGTGCGCCACCGTACGCTCGTCGCAGGGCAGCTGCGTGAGCACGTTGCTGTGGCCGACGCCGCGGCGCGGGTCGCGGTTGGCCTCCTCGACCAGCGCGCGCACCGTGCGCACGCCGTCGCCCACCACGTGCGCCGGCACGCGCTCCGCGCACGCCACCGTGCGCCCGTTCACCACCAGCACGCGGTAGTCGCGCCCCGCCACGTAGCGCTCCACCACCACGCGGCTGCACACGGCGGACGTCGCGGGCCAGGCGGCGCGCACGGCCGCGGCGTCGTCCAGCCGCCCCGAGATGCCGCGCCCCTGGCTCGCGTCCAGCGGCTTGAGGAGCACCGGATATCCGGTGTCGGCCGCGAGGTCCAGCGCGTGCGCCAGCGTGCGCGCGACGCCGCCGTGCGGCACCGCGAGGCCGAAGTTCGCGAGGACGCGCTTGGTGTCGTCCTTGTCCTGCGCGATCTCGACGGCGATCGCGCTGGTGCGGTCGGTCATCGCGGCCTGGATGCGCTTCAGCCGGGCGCCGAGCCCCAGCTGCACGAGCGAGCCCGCATTCAGCCGCCGCACGGGGATGCCACGCCGCCGCGCCTCCTCCACGATCGCGCCCGTGGACGGCCCCAGGCGCACGGTGTCGTGCAGCGCCTGCAGGTCGGCGACGACCCGCGCCACGTCGTGCGGCGTGTCGTCGATCGCCGCGCGCATCAGCGCGAGCGCCTCGTGCATGCACGCGACGCCGACGTCCTCCTCCTCGTACGCGACCACCACCCACCACACGCCCGGATCGCCCGACGGCACCACGCGGCCGAAGCCGACGTCGCTGCCCGCGAGCGTCTGCAGCTCCAGCGCGACGTGCTCCAGCACGTGCGGCAGCTCGGTGCCCTCCCACATCCGCTCGATGAAGCCGCCGGGCCGGTCGCGGCTGCAGGGATGCTCGTGCAGCGTGGGCAGCGTCGCGATCAGCCGCTCGGTGAAGCCAGGCAGCGCGGTGGTGGGCACGCCCTCCAGCCGGCCGAGCACGAGGTCGCACACGACCACGGGCGCGAGCCGCCAGTAGTTGGGTCCGCGCAGCACGCGCACGCGCGCCGCGCGCAGGTCGTCGCCGGTCGCGCGGACCGCCGCGGTGTGCTCGATCGCCGTCGTCATGATGCTCCGTCACGCAGGCCGAGGGCGGCGTCCACCTCCTCGGCCGGATGGTTGGTCGGGGTGCGGGACGCGAGGTCGAACTCGTCGCCCTGGCTCAGCACGTGGAGCCGCACGCCGAACAGGGAGAGCGTGCGGTTCTCCTCCTCCTCGCTGACGTTCGTGTAGCTGGCGCCCTGCCCGTCGACGACGAACACGCCGCCCTCGCCGACGACGCGGAAGCACGGCGCGTCCGGCGCCTGCTCGACGAGGACGGCGGTGTTCTCGTCGATGCCGACGCCGAGGATGGTGGGGTTCTGCGCGACGGCGCCGAGCAGCCGCCCGACGCGCCCGCGCTCGGCGAAGTGCTGGTCGACGATGACGTCGGGGAGCAGCCCGAGGCCGGGCGCCATGCGCAGCGAGCCGCCGAGCCGGTGCGACTCCTCGGCCGCCCCGCTGACGAGCATGGTGACGCTCATGACGGACGCGCCCGCGGACGTCCCGCCCACCAGGCCGCCCGTCTCGTAGACGTCGCGGATGCGCTCCGCCGCCAGCGTGCCGCCCAGCAGGCCGGTGATGCGCAGCTGGTCGCCGCCGGTGAAGAAGACGCCGCGCACGCCGTCCAGCGCCGCCATCGCCTCGGGCGCGTCCGCCTCCGCGCGCGACGCGATCGCGAGGTGCCGCACGTCCGCGACGCCCAGCGTCCGGAAGAGCGCGGCGTACTCGCGCCAGAGCGCGTCGGGCTGCTCGCTGGCGACGGTGGCGATCGCGAGCCCCCCGCCGCCGAGTCGGTGCACGAGCGCGCGATGGATGACGCGCTCGCCTGTCTTGTCCTCGTGTCCGC
Protein-coding sequences here:
- a CDS encoding cyanophycinase — translated: MPSTRASGRPRYGTLVIVGGHEDKTGERVIHRALVHRLGGGGLAIATVASEQPDALWREYAALFRTLGVADVRHLAIASRAEADAPEAMAALDGVRGVFFTGGDQLRITGLLGGTLAAERIRDVYETGGLVGGTSAGASVMSVTMLVSGAAEESHRLGGSLRMAPGLGLLPDVIVDQHFAERGRVGRLLGAVAQNPTILGVGIDENTAVLVEQAPDAPCFRVVGEGGVFVVDGQGASYTNVSEEEENRTLSLFGVRLHVLSQGDEFDLASRTPTNHPAEEVDAALGLRDGAS
- the cphA gene encoding cyanophycin synthetase; the encoded protein is MTTAIEHTAAVRATGDDLRAARVRVLRGPNYWRLAPVVVCDLVLGRLEGVPTTALPGFTERLIATLPTLHEHPCSRDRPGGFIERMWEGTELPHVLEHVALELQTLAGSDVGFGRVVPSGDPGVWWVVVAYEEEDVGVACMHEALALMRAAIDDTPHDVARVVADLQALHDTVRLGPSTGAIVEEARRRGIPVRRLNAGSLVQLGLGARLKRIQAAMTDRTSAIAVEIAQDKDDTKRVLANFGLAVPHGGVARTLAHALDLAADTGYPVLLKPLDASQGRGISGRLDDAAAVRAAWPATSAVCSRVVVERYVAGRDYRVLVVNGRTVACAERVPAHVVGDGVRTVRALVEEANRDPRRGVGHSNVLTQLPCDERTVAHLATRGLTLDSVPDAGDVVYLRATANLSTGGTSIDRTDVLHPDNATACAIAAGAVGLDIAGVDVLSPDISVPFRDNGAVIVEVNAAPGIRMHTHPSEGTPRNVAAPMLEMLFPPGAPVDIPVVAVTGTNGKTTTTRLIAHLFRSTGKVVGFTTTDGIYLQDRPIMQGDMTGPFSANVVLSNPAVEVAVLETARGGLLRSGLGFEQCDVGVVLNVTSDHLGIGGIHTIEQLADVKGVIAAVVKREGHAVLNADDPLVYAMRERTPGDVALFSAADVESPRVTAHLARGGIAGVMEDGRFTLRRGRVRIPVAAEAEVPLMLGGAARYQRENVLAAITTAFVRGIPYDDIRAGLLSFVPSATTTPGRLNLIPLRGGARVLVDYAHNVAALAGLAEMARRLPARRRLAVVAVPGDRRDADIVASGRALAAFDRVIVREDHDRRGRAPGEVAALLADGLRAGGLADDRIAIVLEEEEALRQGLAALEADDLLVALSDEVPTTLGLVGTLTAGGDA